The sequence ttcattaaagcagcatcaacattcaaTAAAACAGCTAAAACttattaaagcagcatcaacattcattaaaacagcatcagtcttcattaaagcagcatcaactttcattaaagcagcatcaatatTCATGCAAGCAGCGTCAACCTTCATTGAAGCAGCATCAACATTTATTAAAGCAgcctcaacattcattaaagcagcatcaaccttCATTAAATCAGCATCAACATTCATTTCAGCAACTACAACTTTCAATAAAGCAGCGTCAAGATTCATTAAAACAgcgtcaaccttcattaaagcagcatcaacattcaaTAAGCAGCaccaaccttcattaaagcagcatcaacattcattaaacaGCTATAACTTTCATTAAAGtagcatcaacattcattaaagcagcatcaaccttCATAAAAACAGcgccaaccttcattaaagcagcataaactttcattaaagcagcatcaatatTCATGCAAGCAgcatcaaccttcattaaagcagcatcaacatttaTTAAAGCAgcctcaacattcattaaagcggcatcaaccttcattaaagcagctaCAACTTTCATTAAAacagcatcaacattcattaaagcagcgcCAACTTTCATTGAAGcatcatcaacattcattaaaataGCATCAACcctcattaaagcagcatcaacccTCATCAAAGCAGCTTCAGCCTTCATTAAAGCAGCGTataccttcattaaagcagcatcaacattaTTCAAAGCAGCATCAATATTCATAAAAGCAGTGTCAatcttcattaaagcagcatcaacattcatttAATCAGcgccaaccttcattaaagcaccGTCAACATTTATTAAAGCAacgtcaaccttcattaaagcatcatcaacattcattaaaacaGCGTCGACCTTCATTAAAGCACCATCAACACTCATTAAAGCagcttcaaccttcattaaagcagcatcaacatcgATTAAAGCAGtgccaaccttcattaaagcagcgtTAATATTTATTTAAGCaacttcaatctttcattaaagcagcatcaatatTCATGCAAGCAgcatcaaccttcattaaagcagcatcatcATTCATTAAAGCAGCCTCAACCtccattaaagcagcatcaaccttcattaaagcagcatcaacattcattaaagcagctaccactttcattaaagcagcatcaacattcattaaagcagcgtcaaccttcattaaaacagcatcaacattcattaaagcagcgcCAACCTTCATTGAAGcatcatcaacattcattaaaataGCATCAACcctcattaaagcagcatcaacccTCATCAAAGCAGCTTCagccttcattaaagcagcatataccttcattaaagcagcatcaacattaTTCAAAGCAGCATCAATATTCATAAAAGCAGTGTCAatcttcattaaagcagcatcaacattcatttAATCAGcgccaaccttcattaaagcaccGTCAACATTTATTAAAGCAACGACTTCATTAAAGcatcatcaacattcattaaaacaGCGTCGACCTTCATTAAAGCACCATCAAcactcattaaagcagcatcaacatagATTGAAGCAGTGCCAACCTTCATTAAAGCCGCGTTAATACTTATTTAAGCAACTTCAATCATCATTAAAGAATCAttaacattcattaaagcagcttcaaccttcattaaagTAGCATCAATATTCATTAAAGCAGAATCAAGCTTCATTAAAGCAGCTTCAACCTTCATTAAGGCAGCATCAACATTCATTGAAGAAATGTCCAGCTTCATTAAAGCAGGTTCAACCTTCATAAAAAACGCATAAAAATTCATTAAAGCAgtgtcaaccttcattaaagcatcataaacattcattaaagcagcatcaaccttcattaaagcagcttcAACATTTGTTAAAGCAacgtcaaccttcattaaagcatcgtcaacattcattaaagcagcatcaaccttcattaaagcagcgtcaaccttcattaaagaatcatcaacattcattaaagcagcattaacattcattaaagcagcgtcaaccttcattaaagcatcatcaacattcattaaagcagcatcaaccttcattaaagcagcttcaaccatcattaaagcagcatcagcaCTCATTTAGGCAgcatcaaccttcattaaagcagcatcaacaatCATTAAAGCAGCTTCAACCTCCATTAAAGCATCATCAACCTACATTGAAGCCgcttcaaccttcattaaagcagcatcaacattcattaaagcagcttCAACATTACTTAAAGCAGCATCAGCCTTTATTGAAGCAGCGTCAAtactcattaaagcagcatcaacattcattaaagttGCCTCAACATTtaaacattcattaaagcagcgtcaaccttcattaaagcatcatcaacattcattaaaacagcgtcaaccttcattaaagcagcatcagcaCTCATTTAAGCAgcatcaaccttcattaaagcagcatcaacaatCATTAAAGGAGCTTCAACCTCCATTAAAACATCATTAACCTACATTGAAGCCgcttcaaccttcattaaagcagcatcaacattcattaaagcagcttCAACATTAAATAAAGCATTATCAGCCTTCATTGAAGCAGCGTGAAtactcattaaagcagcatcaacattcattaaagttGGCTCAACATTtaaacattcattaaagcagcgtcaaccttcattaaagcagcttcAACCTTCATAAAGCAGCATCAACACTCATGAAAGCAGCAGCAACATTCAAACATTCACTAAAACAGTATTAACATTCCTTATAGCAGTGACATCCTTCATTAAAGCAGcgtcaacattcattaaagcagtgtcaaccttcattaaagcatcaTCAACATTCATTTAAACAGCGTCAACCTTCATTGAAGCAGGATCAGcactcattaaagcagcatcaacctgCATTAAACCAGCATCAACATGCATTAAAGCAGCTCCAACCTCCATTAAGGCCGCATCAACATTCATTAGAGCAGCATCAATATTCATTGAAGCAgcgtcaaccttcattaaagccgCTTACaccttcattaaagcagcttcAGCATTCATTAAAtcagcatcaacattcattaaagcagcgtCAATATTCATTAACGCAGCACCAACCTTCATTAAATCAGCGTCAACATTTACTAAAGCAGCTTCAACCTTCATgaaagcagcatcaacattcattaaagcagcctCAACATTCATTTAAGCAgcatcaaccttcattaaagcagcatcaacattcattaaagcagctacaactttcattaaagcagcatcaacattcattaaaaaaGCGCCAACCTTCATTAAAGCCGCATCAACtctcattaaagcagcatcaatatTCATGCAAGCAgtgtcaaccttcattaaagcagcatcaacatttaTTAAAGCAgcctcaacattcattaaagcagcatcaccCATCATTAAAGCAgtatcaacattcattaaagcagctaCAACTTTCATTAAAGCAGCGTCGACATTCATTAAAACAGtgccaaccttcattaaagcagcatcaactttcattaaagcagcatcaatatTCATGCAAGCAGCGTCAACCTTCATTAATACAGCATCAACATTTATTATAGCAGCCTCAACATTCATTAAAACAgcatcaaccttcattaaagcagcatcaacattcattaaagcagctacaactttcattaaagcagcatcaacattcattaaagcagcgtCAACCTTCATAAAGACCGcgccaaccttcattaaagcagcatcaatatTCATGCAAGCAgcgtcaaccttcattaaagcagcatcaacatttaTTAAAGCAgcctcaacattcattaaagcagcatcaacattcattaaagcagctacaactttcattaaagcagcatcaacattcattaaatcAGCGTCAACCTTCATAAAAGcatcatcaacattcattaaaacaGCATCAATCTTCATTAAAACAGCATCAACCTACATTAAAGCAACTTCATCCTTCATTATAGTAGAGTataccttcattaaagcagcatcaacattaATTAAAGCTGCATCAACATTCATAAAGGTAGTGTCAACCTTCATCAATGCAGCATCAATATTCATTTAATCAGCGCCAACTTTCATTAAAGCACCGTCAAGATTTATTAAAGCAACGTCatccttcattaaagcagcatcaacactAAATAAAGCagcttcaaccttcattaaagcagcatcaacatcgATTCAAGCAGcgccaaccttcattaaagcagcattaATATTTATTTAAGCAACTTCAATCCTCATTAAAGAATCAGTAACATTCATTAAAACAgtgtcaaccttcattaaagcagcatcaacatccAGTAAGGCAGCTTCATCTtgcattaaagcagcatcaacattcattacAGAAGcgtcaacattcattaaagcagcatcaactttCATTAAATCaacatcaacattcattaaaacatCGTCAACCTTAATGAAAGTACCGTCAACATTCACAAAAGTATCATGACTATTCAATAAAGCAGCGTCAACCATCATTAAGGcatcatcaacattcattaaagcagcattaaccttcattaaagcagcattaacattcattaaagcaacatcaacattcattaaaacagtgtcaaccttcattaaagcaacatcaacattcattaaagcagcttaaaccttcattaaagcagcatcaacattcattaaagcagcttcaaccttcattaaacccgcatcaacattcattaaagcagcttCAACTTTCATTAAAGAAGCATCAACATTCATAAAAGCAGCATCAACATTAATGAAAGGAGCTTCAATGTTCATTAAGACAACATCAATATCCATTAAAtcagcatcaacattcattaaaacaGGTTCAACCTTCATTAAAccagcatcaacattcattaaagcagcgtcaaccttcattaaagcagcatcaacattcattgaaacagcatcaacattcattaaagcagcgtcaacattcattaaagcagcttcaaccttcattaaagcagcattaTTATTCATTAAAGCAGcgtcaacattcattaaagcagcttCTACCTTCAATAAAGCAGCGGCAACATTCAATAAAGCAgcgtcaaccttcattaaagcagcgtCAACATTCATaaaagcagcatcaacattcattaaagcaacATCAACCTTCATTGAAGCAATAttaacattcattaaagcagcgtcaaccttcattgaagcatcatcaacattcattaaagcagcatcaaccttcattaaagcagcataaATACgcattaaagcagcatcaatatTCATTAAAGAACCATCAACCTTCATGGAATCATAATAAACATTCATTAAAGCAGTGTCAACCTTCATTGAACCaacatcaacattcattaaagcagcgtcaaccttcattaaagcagcatcaacattcattaaaccagtgccaaccttcattaaagcagcttcAACATCCATTAAAGCAGCTTCAACTTTtattaaagcagcatcaactttCATTAAATtagcatcaacattcattaaagcagtgTCAACCTTCATGAAAATCATAATCAAGATTCATTAAAGCAgggtcaaccttcattaaagcaacATCAACATCCATTAAAACAGCATCAACCTTTATTGAAGCAttatcaacattcattaaagcatcatcaacattcattaaatCAGCTTCAgctttcattaaagcagcatcaacattcattaaagcagcttcaaccttcattaaagcagcatcaatatTAATTAATGCATTTTAACTTTCATTAcagcagcatcaacattcattaaagcaacGTCAACATTCATTAAGCAGCTTCTACCTTCATTAAAGCAGTGGCAACATttattaaagcagcatcaacattcattaaagcagcgtgaacattcattaaagcagcatcaacattcattgAAGCAGCTTCAACCTTCATGAAAGAAGCATCATCATTCATTGAAGCAGCTTCAACCTTCATTAAAACagcttcaaccttcattaaagcagcatcaacattcattaaagcagaatcaacattcattaaagtactatcaaccttcattaaagcagcatcaaatttcattaaagcagcatcaacattcattaaagcagaatcaacattcattaaagtactatcaaccttcattaaagcagcatcaactgTCATTAAAGCAGAGTCAACCTTCATCAAAGCAGCATGAACATttattaaagcagcatcaacattcatcaaagcagcatcaaccttcattaaagcagcttcaaccttcattaaagcagcaccaacattcattaaagcagcatcaaccttCATTAAAACAGCGCCAaacttcattaaagcagcatcaacattcattaaagaaTCTTCAACCTTCATTgaagcagcatcaacattcattaaagcagcttCAACCTTCATTAAAACAGCGCCAaacttcattaaagcagcatcaacattcattaaagcagcctCAACATTCATTATAGCagcttcaaccttcattaaagcaacATCAATATTCATTAAAGCAGCTTTAACTTTCATCtaagcagcatcaacattcattaaagcagcttcaacctccattaaagcagcatcaacattcatcTAAGCAGCTTCAactttcattaaagcagcatcaaccttcattaaagcagcgtcaaccttcattaaagcaacatcaacattcattaaagcagcatcaaaaTTCATCTAAGCAGCTTCAACTTTCATTAAAGCATCTTCAAcgttcattaaagcagcatcaactttCATTAAAacagcatcaacattcattaaagcagcatcaaccttcattaaagccaTTAAAGCAGCGTCAACCTTCATTAAAACAGCAATAACATTCATTGAAGCAGCTTCAACTTTCATGAATGCCGCATCAACATTCATCAAAGCAGcgtcaacattcattaaagcagttTCAactttcattaaagcagcatcagcaATCATTAAAGCATagtcaacattcattaaagcagcttcaatcttcattaaagcagcatcaacattcattaaaacagcttcaatcttCATTAAAGCAGCAACTCATTCATTAAAGCATTGTCAACATTTATGAAATCAGCTTTAGTATTTATTAAAGTAACATCAACATACATTAAAGCAGCGTCAACATTTATTACAGCACTGTCAGCATTCATTAAATCAGCttaacattcattaaagcagcgaCAACATTCATGAAAGCAAcgtcaacattcattaaagcagcatgaacattcattaaagcagcattAACATTCATTAAATAAGTGTCAACATTCATTAAATCAAAGTCAACATTCATTAAAGTAACATTAACATTCATTAAATCACCATCAACATTTATTGAAGCAAAATAAACATGTAATAAAGCCAATCAACATTTTTTAAAGCACCATTGACTATTTAAAGCAAAACAACATTTTTTAAAGTATCATATTAGAGCaacatcaacattcattaaagcaatATCAACATTCACTAAAGCAGCATCAATACTAATTAAAGTGACTCCAATATTTATTATAGCAACATATGCTTTGAAGAAAGCAACATCATTCTTTGAAGTATCGTCAAAATAATGATCTTTCAATAAAGTAACATCGAATGCTACGAAAATAGCATATATTTTCATCAAATCAGCATTGAATGCCATTGAATATATCCAGATCAAACTCTGTCTGTGTTTTGTAAATAACCTTCAAATGTCTCATTTCAAGTTATGAAGTTTCTTAGAATTTTTTGGTCAATAGCAGCCATTTTTTTATGACATGGCTCTGTCTCGTAATTGTCTGGACTAATTCTGGTTTTCAGCACTTCATAGTCAACAAATTTAGcagtaaagactctctctctctctctctctctctctctctctctctctctctctctctctctctctctctctctctctctctctctctctctctctctctcaatataaaataaaataagatgatgATGTTATGTACAGCATAGAAAAATGGGaattaattattgaaataaaagtatTCCCAGGTTTAGAGAAAgctgagcatctctctctctctctctctctctctctctctctctctctctctctctctctctctctcaaaggtaaaAATATACATGATAAAACAGTTAATTACATTAATATTAATGGATCTACTTCTCCATGCGTATCTAAACATGTTTACCAGTTTATAAAAATAAGGTGACGGTACAACGTGAATCTCTACGGGTTAATGACCCCGCCTTTCATTCATCCGGAAGTTCTGTACCATGATGCTCTTCAATGAGGCTGCCGGCTGCCCTTTGAAGTTCAGAaggttactaatatatatatatatatatatatatatatatatatatatatatatatatatatatatatatatatgtatgtatatatatatatatatatatatatatacatacatacatatatatatatatatatatatatatatatatatatatatatatatatatgtatattatatatatatatatatatatatatatatatatatgtatgtatgtatatatatagatagatagatagatagatagatagataaaatatgaattatttcacCTCAGATTCATGAATTAGAGGTATATGAGGTATCGTTTCTCAATTGCTGAGTCAGCTTTTCTTGGAAAAATTGTCTCATCTCTTGAATGATTATGACTTATCTTCCATGAAATGAGACTTAAGTTTATCTCAGCTGACAAACATAAACTCTGTCACTGGGCTTATGACGCTTATACCTGCACATTTATTGTCACATACATATGCaagtgtgagtgcatatatataaacatatatatacatatatatatatatatatatatatatatatatatatatatatatatattagttaaactgtaatcctagttggaaaaagtaagatgctatatacccaattactccaacagagaaaaatagcccagtgaggaaaaggtaaGTAAACTACAAGACTACAAGTGTTATTCCCATTGCCAAtcgttccatagctctttgagttgtaagtagctcatgttctaaggctttcgtatGGATCCAAGTTTCCGATTCATTAGGAGACAttgaaccatctgattaaatacttctctttttaaagaaagtggcattttacatttcatgatctgTTTGTGTACCATTTGTTCTCTCCATCGGTTTTATGACCTCATTGTAATCCTTTACACTTCCCACGAGATTCCTGTTTCAAAACCTCTTTTCCTTTCACTGGTTATGttatttttttacctccgccaacgaagttgagaggaggtgatgttttcgcccctgtttgtttgtttgtttgtgacaaCTTCCTGGTCACcgttttactcgtagagtagtgaaactttcaggaactAAATGTTATGTAGAGACGAGGAAGTTATTCAagtttgaaagtcctaagtcaaaggtcaacgtcaaggtcgagcaaaaggtcgagaaataagttgccgtggtggaggtctgtgctctacagagtgcccctctattttcttTTTGTGGATATTCGACCAAGGGCAGATAAAGATATCAACTCCATTTCCTCTGATAATGATCTTGGGTGAACCATATATTCATAAAATCAATTGGCTTTTGATGAGGATGTTATCAATTTTCATACAGTTTACTTTTATATTGTATTAAAGTTCATTTTTGTCGGTATGTTCATACCAGCAGATATCCGGATCGTATTATATGATCGCCATTAGCATGAATCTGCTGGTTAATTATCTGTTATTCCCCGCTCTCAGTTTATCACTTTTTCTTCtcgtactggagagagagagagagagagagagagagagagagagagagagagagagagagagagagagagagaaaattattcctGTCAGTTGGTTGTCTGTTATCCCCTTTTTCTTAGTCCATTATTTTTTCTTctcatactagagagagagagagagagagagagagagagagagagagagagagagagagagagagagagagagagagagagagagattattcctgTTAGTTGGTTGTCTGTTATCCCCTTTTTCTTAGTCCATTATTTTTTCTTctcatactagagagagagagagagagagagagagagagagagagagagagagagagagagagagagagagggaatgttaCTCCAAATATCCATGACATACCTGATTAGGCTTTTCACACTCCTCTTCTTGATGAAATGAAATGGAGACCGAATTCTTTTTACTTCAAATATCGAAGTATTTCAAATTTTATGAGAGCTCCGCTCTCTGTGCTTCTTCTACAGACTTTATTTTAGACATTTTTATTATTTGAACATTCCTTTTGCTTTGGAATAAGCTGAATAATTTCTTCAAATATTACTTTAGAGTGCGTTAGTCAAAACTTCTGGCATTCCTTATCTTTGGACATGTCTTTGAATACTTCTTCTAAGAT is a genomic window of Palaemon carinicauda isolate YSFRI2023 chromosome 39, ASM3689809v2, whole genome shotgun sequence containing:
- the LOC137631283 gene encoding uncharacterized protein yields the protein MNVDAALMKIDTAFMNIDAALNNVDAALMKVYAALMKAEAALMRVDAALMRVDAILMNVDDASMKVGAALMNVDAVLMKVVAALMKVDAALMNVEAALINVDAALMKVDAACMNIDAALMKVYAALMKVGAVFMKVDAALMNVDATLMKVIAV
- the LOC137631284 gene encoding uncharacterized protein, encoding MNVDAALMKIDTAFMNIDAALNNVDAALMKVYAALMKAEAALMRVDAALMRVDAILMNVDDASMKVGAALMNVDAVLMKVDAALMNVDAALMKVVAALMNVDAALMKVDAALMEVEAALMNDDAALMKVDAACMNIDAALMKD
- the LOC137631285 gene encoding uncharacterized protein: MKVDAASMNIDAALMNVDAALMEVGAALMHVDAGLMQVDAALMSADPASMKVEPALMKLDISSMNVDAALMKVEAALMKLDSALMNIDATLMKVEAALMNVNDSLMMIEVA
- the LOC137631287 gene encoding uncharacterized protein, encoding MIFMKVDTALMNVDANLMKVDAALIKVEAALMDVEAALMKVGTGLMNVDAALMKVDAALMNVDVGSMKVDTALMNVYYDSMKVDGSLMNIDAALMRIYAALMKVDAALMNVDDASMKVDAALMNVNIASMKVDVALMNVDAAFMNVDAALMKVDAALLNVAAALLKVEAALMNVDAALMNNNAALMKVEAALMNVDAALMNVDAVSMNVDAALMKVDAALMNVDAGLMKVEPVLMNVDADLMDIDVVLMNIEAPFINVDAAFMNVDASLMKVEAALMNVDAGLMKVDAVLMKIDAVLMNVDDAFMKVDADLMNVDAALMKVVAALMNVDAALMNVEAALINVDAALMKVDAACMNIDAALMKVGAVFMKVDAALMNVDAALMKVVAALMNVDAALMKVDAVLMNVEAAIINVDAVLMKVDAACMNIDAALMKVDAALMKVGTVLMNVDAALMKVVAALMNVDTALMMGDAALMNVEAALINVDAALMKVDTACMNIDAALMRVDAALMKVGAFLMNVDAALMKVVAALMNVDAALMKVDAA
- the LOC137631288 gene encoding uncharacterized protein is translated as MKVKAALMNIDVALMKVEAAIMNVEAALMNVDAALMKFGAVLMKVEAALMNVDAASMKVEDSLMNVDAALMKFGAVLMKVDAALMNVGAALMKVEAALMKVDAALMNVDAALINVHAALMKVDSALMTVDAALMKVEAVLMKVEAASMNDDASFMKVEAASMNVDAALMNVHAALMNVDAALINVATALMKVEAA